The proteins below come from a single Deinococcus fonticola genomic window:
- the infC gene encoding translation initiation factor IF-3: MAKEHKVNEQIRVRQIRLIGGEGEQIGIIDTRDAMNMAREQGLDLVMVSPQAVPPVCRLLDYGRFRYEQQQNEKENRKRARSHEVKAIKFRVKIDDHDFKTKTGHVRRFLEEGHKVKVTIMFRGRERTHPELGERILVRVAETLADIGAPEGMPSMMGMDMNMIMAPKPGAVKKERLADEEGKVDADKAETTLPPTQPEASEAPANA, encoded by the coding sequence ATAGCGAAAGAACACAAGGTCAACGAGCAGATCAGGGTCAGGCAAATTCGTCTGATCGGTGGTGAAGGCGAGCAGATCGGCATCATCGATACGCGCGACGCCATGAACATGGCCCGTGAACAGGGTCTCGATCTGGTCATGGTCAGTCCGCAAGCCGTTCCGCCCGTGTGCCGCCTGCTCGACTATGGCCGGTTCCGCTACGAGCAGCAGCAGAACGAGAAGGAAAATCGCAAACGCGCCCGCAGTCATGAAGTCAAGGCCATCAAGTTCCGTGTGAAAATTGATGACCATGACTTCAAGACCAAAACGGGACACGTGCGCCGCTTTCTGGAAGAAGGACACAAGGTCAAGGTCACCATCATGTTCCGTGGCCGTGAACGTACCCACCCGGAACTGGGTGAACGCATTCTGGTGCGGGTGGCCGAAACCCTGGCGGACATCGGCGCGCCGGAAGGCATGCCCAGCATGATGGGCATGGACATGAACATGATCATGGCCCCCAAACCCGGCGCGGTCAAGAAAGAGCGCCTCGCTGACGAAGAGGGCAAAGTGGACGCCGACAAGGCCGAAACCACGCTACCCCCCACACAACCCGAGGCGAGCGAAGCTCCAGCGAACGCCTGA
- a CDS encoding alpha/beta hydrolase, translated as MEQFAQFSVDQQRLYGMLHTPDAPAPATGWPSVVVLHGFTGNRIEGHRNFVLLARKLAERGVACLRFDFRGSGESQGDFSEMTVSREVQDVQAAFEYMRRQPGIDPERVMLLGFSMGGLVAALSLASVNPHRLALWSPALPELWLRQLRGGLLPPTVTDYGGWPLGRAFLQEVVRLRPLEAAAVWGGVARVFHGDQDLTCPPAYGIQYAQALRCDVTAIPGAGHTYDSLEQVDMLHRETIRFLAGA; from the coding sequence ATGGAGCAATTTGCGCAGTTCAGCGTCGATCAGCAGCGTCTTTACGGCATGCTGCACACCCCGGATGCCCCTGCGCCGGCCACGGGCTGGCCGAGTGTGGTCGTTTTGCATGGGTTCACGGGCAACCGCATTGAAGGCCACCGGAACTTCGTGTTGCTGGCGCGCAAACTCGCGGAGCGTGGCGTGGCGTGCCTGCGCTTCGACTTCCGGGGCAGCGGCGAAAGTCAGGGTGACTTTTCCGAAATGACCGTGTCGCGGGAGGTTCAGGACGTTCAGGCGGCTTTCGAGTATATGCGCCGCCAGCCCGGCATAGACCCGGAGCGCGTCATGCTGCTGGGGTTCAGCATGGGCGGTCTGGTCGCGGCGCTCAGCCTGGCGAGCGTGAACCCGCACCGCCTGGCGCTGTGGTCACCCGCCCTGCCGGAACTCTGGCTTCGCCAGTTGCGCGGCGGGCTGCTGCCCCCCACCGTCACCGATTACGGCGGCTGGCCGCTGGGACGCGCTTTCCTTCAGGAAGTCGTCCGCTTAAGGCCCCTGGAAGCGGCCGCCGTCTGGGGCGGTGTGGCCCGCGTTTTCCACGGTGATCAGGATCTCACCTGCCCGCCTGCCTACGGCATCCAGTATGCCCAGGCCCTGCGCTGTGACGTGACCGCCATTCCCGGCGCAGGCCATACCTACGACTCGCTGGAGCAGGTGGACATGCTGCACCGTGAGACGATCCGGTTTCTGGCTGGAGCATAG
- a CDS encoding GNAT family N-acetyltransferase, which yields MPDWKVTAGDVEAASAVLLATANALIGRGQLLWPPQSLTPQGLLRHYPQESWRVAWQGGQAVAAYSLLTTDPLFWPADPPGEARYLHKLGVVPDCQGQGLAHVMLRHAVQETRVAGCPWLKLDTAADRAKLRALYTSFGFEEVGERQVGSFLVTLLRLPVTL from the coding sequence ATGCCGGACTGGAAGGTCACGGCAGGCGACGTTGAAGCGGCCTCGGCCGTTCTTCTTGCAACCGCAAACGCCCTGATCGGGCGCGGGCAACTGCTGTGGCCCCCGCAAAGCCTCACGCCTCAGGGGCTCCTGCGCCATTACCCGCAGGAGTCGTGGCGGGTCGCGTGGCAAGGCGGGCAAGCGGTCGCGGCCTACTCCCTGCTGACCACTGACCCCCTGTTCTGGCCGGCTGACCCGCCGGGTGAGGCCCGTTATCTGCACAAACTGGGCGTTGTGCCGGACTGCCAGGGGCAGGGCTTAGCTCACGTAATGCTGCGGCATGCCGTGCAGGAAACCCGGGTGGCGGGCTGCCCGTGGTTGAAGCTGGACACCGCCGCTGACCGGGCTAAACTCCGCGCCCTGTACACCAGCTTCGGTTTCGAAGAGGTCGGTGAGCGCCAGGTGGGGTCTTTTCTCGTTACGCTGCTGCGCCTGCCGGTTACTTTGTGA
- a CDS encoding metallophosphoesterase produces the protein MRLLTVMLRGTALMGLLVGCAPSRAPVTVHDLAVQDTVVEPVPPRVEYRLVVMGDQGTGRPEQRAVARAMQAVCREWGCDLGVGLGDNFYPSGPARVDSPLFRERFENLYGGLGFPFLMIPGNHDESLLWGGDGANPGGAEVQVAYSRVNSRWVMPDRFYRARLGKVAEVLAVDTAPLAAYLPSRRPQERPGGSWDVAQRAWLTQKATSSVAPWTFLLGHHPLFSNARHGEAGAYDRLPTAQQRGDAVHSLYRSVCGDVDVIFSGHDHALQLFAPQPECPGTWQVVSGAAGQGESAQRGHRPALFQEFHQPGFTWLRVNESEVKLRFYTVGGNGTPTLAFEQAITK, from the coding sequence ATGCGTTTGCTGACGGTCATGCTGCGGGGAACGGCGCTGATGGGGTTGCTGGTGGGCTGCGCGCCCTCGCGTGCTCCGGTCACTGTGCATGATCTGGCTGTGCAGGACACGGTCGTTGAACCGGTGCCGCCACGCGTCGAGTACCGCCTGGTGGTCATGGGTGACCAGGGCACAGGTCGGCCCGAGCAGCGGGCGGTGGCGCGGGCCATGCAGGCGGTGTGCCGGGAGTGGGGCTGCGACCTGGGGGTCGGGCTGGGCGACAATTTCTATCCGTCCGGGCCGGCTCGTGTGGACTCTCCACTGTTCCGCGAGCGCTTCGAGAACCTGTACGGCGGGCTGGGCTTTCCTTTCCTGATGATTCCGGGCAACCACGACGAGTCGCTGTTGTGGGGCGGTGACGGCGCCAACCCGGGCGGGGCAGAGGTTCAGGTGGCGTACTCGCGGGTCAATTCGCGCTGGGTCATGCCGGACAGGTTTTACCGCGCCCGGCTGGGCAAGGTGGCCGAGGTGCTCGCGGTGGACACGGCTCCCCTGGCGGCCTACCTGCCCTCGCGCCGGCCCCAGGAGCGTCCGGGAGGGTCGTGGGACGTGGCGCAGCGGGCCTGGTTGACGCAGAAGGCCACAAGCAGCGTGGCCCCCTGGACATTCCTGCTGGGCCATCACCCCCTGTTCAGCAACGCCAGGCATGGAGAGGCCGGGGCCTATGATCGCCTGCCCACCGCCCAGCAACGTGGCGACGCGGTGCACTCGCTTTACAGGTCGGTGTGCGGCGACGTGGACGTCATTTTTAGCGGTCACGATCACGCCCTGCAACTGTTCGCGCCGCAGCCGGAGTGCCCGGGCACCTGGCAGGTGGTCAGCGGCGCGGCCGGACAGGGAGAAAGTGCCCAGCGCGGCCACCGCCCCGCCCTGTTTCAGGAATTCCATCAGCCGGGGTTCACCTGGCTGCGGGTGAACGAATCCGAAGTGAAGCTGCGTTTTTACACGGTGGGTGGCAACGGCACGCCCACGCTGGCCTTCGAGCAGGCAATCACAAAGTAA
- a CDS encoding chromate transporter — protein MSSPDLLGAMFAEFARLGLVSFGGANLAEMERVLVLQRHWISPQVLANGFALGQVMPGPNLLAVTHYGYAIAGWSGAAVATAAFYGPTAFLSALVAALWYRNRRHPWAVALRNSLLPFGAGVMLASLLVLWRSSVHHWVGAVLATLAFALLWKTRVNAALVIAAAALIGAVIGL, from the coding sequence GTGAGTAGCCCAGACCTACTGGGGGCCATGTTCGCCGAGTTCGCGCGGCTGGGCCTGGTGAGTTTCGGCGGGGCGAACCTGGCGGAAATGGAGCGCGTCCTGGTTCTGCAACGCCACTGGATTTCCCCGCAGGTGCTGGCGAACGGGTTTGCGCTGGGGCAGGTCATGCCGGGGCCGAACCTGCTGGCGGTCACGCACTACGGGTACGCCATCGCCGGGTGGAGCGGCGCGGCCGTCGCCACCGCCGCCTTTTACGGCCCCACCGCCTTCCTGAGTGCCCTGGTCGCCGCTCTGTGGTACAGGAACAGACGTCACCCCTGGGCCGTTGCCCTGCGCAACTCCCTGTTGCCCTTCGGGGCAGGCGTCATGCTCGCCAGCCTGCTGGTGCTGTGGCGCTCCAGCGTGCACCACTGGGTCGGTGCCGTGCTCGCCACGCTCGCCTTCGCCCTTCTCTGGAAAACCCGCGTGAACGCTGCCCTGGTCATTGCAGCCGCTGCCCTTATCGGCGCGGTGATCGGACTTTGA
- a CDS encoding glutaredoxin domain-containing protein: protein MIKMYTTSWCPDCHAAKRALSTKGLAFEEINIEQDEQAAEFVMSVNGGRRSVPTLVSGDVAHSLSGFRPQKLDAFLAEAGL from the coding sequence ATGATCAAGATGTACACGACCAGCTGGTGCCCCGACTGCCACGCCGCCAAGCGCGCCCTGAGCACTAAGGGGCTGGCCTTCGAGGAAATCAACATCGAGCAGGATGAGCAGGCCGCCGAGTTCGTCATGAGCGTGAACGGAGGCCGCCGCAGCGTTCCCACGCTGGTCAGCGGCGATGTGGCGCACAGCCTCAGCGGCTTTCGCCCGCAGAAACTGGACGCCTTCCTGGCCGAAGCTGGCCTGTAA
- a CDS encoding S1 RNA-binding domain-containing protein yields MVQLDSGAVAEGRVTRVTDFGAFIQFENGETGLVHISQIAHSFVRNIHDHVREGDSVEVKVLGRDERGRLDLSIKELLEEPEEVPRPRAIGRQSPQFEAKLRSFMRDAKERTTTGGGGKKPTTKRKK; encoded by the coding sequence TTGGTGCAGCTTGATTCTGGTGCGGTCGCGGAGGGCCGCGTCACACGCGTTACGGATTTCGGCGCGTTCATTCAGTTCGAGAACGGTGAAACGGGATTGGTTCACATTTCCCAGATCGCCCACTCGTTCGTGCGGAACATCCACGACCACGTCCGTGAGGGCGACAGTGTGGAGGTCAAGGTGCTGGGCCGCGATGAGCGGGGACGCCTCGACCTGTCCATCAAGGAACTGCTGGAAGAACCCGAAGAAGTGCCGCGTCCCCGCGCTATCGGGCGGCAAAGCCCACAGTTCGAGGCGAAGCTGCGCTCTTTTATGCGTGACGCCAAAGAGCGTACCACCACTGGCGGCGGCGGGAAAAAGCCCACCACCAAACGCAAGAAGTAA
- a CDS encoding chromate transporter produces MTDTALARIQGGISPGALFQVFMGVALVGIGGGLPAHARRALVARGWMTDEEFAEVFTLAQLTPGPNAVNLAAMVGVRLSGKTGAVLAVAGILLPGLLTMLAASWVTLGLRDGLPDWLQSALHGAACAAIGVLLTAAIPVVKVGLGIRGGWLIALLTWLALGVLRLDLLPVLLILLGVGLLIHHPRKPEGKPL; encoded by the coding sequence ATGACGGACACAGCTTTAGCTCGCATCCAGGGGGGGATCTCACCAGGGGCGCTGTTCCAGGTGTTTATGGGGGTGGCGCTGGTCGGCATCGGCGGCGGGTTACCCGCCCACGCCCGCCGCGCCCTGGTGGCACGCGGGTGGATGACCGACGAGGAATTTGCCGAGGTGTTCACGCTGGCGCAACTGACGCCAGGGCCGAACGCCGTGAACCTCGCGGCGATGGTGGGGGTCAGGCTGAGCGGAAAAACGGGCGCAGTCCTGGCCGTGGCGGGCATTCTGCTGCCGGGACTGCTGACCATGCTCGCAGCGTCGTGGGTGACACTGGGCCTCCGTGACGGTCTGCCAGACTGGCTGCAAAGCGCCCTGCACGGCGCCGCATGTGCAGCGATCGGGGTGCTGCTGACCGCCGCCATTCCCGTGGTGAAAGTCGGCCTGGGCATTCGCGGGGGCTGGTTGATTGCCCTGCTCACCTGGCTGGCGCTCGGCGTCCTGAGACTTGACCTGCTGCCCGTCCTGCTGATTCTGCTGGGGGTGGGCCTGCTTATTCACCACCCGCGTAAGCCTGAGGGAAAGCCGCTGTGA